From a region of the Salvelinus sp. IW2-2015 unplaced genomic scaffold, ASM291031v2 Un_scaffold1168, whole genome shotgun sequence genome:
- the LOC112069949 gene encoding B-cell receptor CD22-like translates to MNNLNSSDANSYLFRFKTVNKYGKLNAWSSTTSVSLTLTGLKAEVNPATVREGEKVTLTCSTTCTLSDHPTFVWFRDGQSVSKTEFQANSEDSGRYRCAVQGQDLLSSAPVSLDVQYAPKNVTLSVSPSGDVTKGNSVTLTCSCSANPHVLAYILYKESGQSLATLTPSQSHTIRSIKLTDSGGYYCQAQNEVSNVKSNVTSLNVQYPPEDTSVSVSPSGPVVEGIFVNLTCSSHANSAVSYTWYRVNGSSPIQSGTQLILEKVSPANSGRYYCEARNKHGALNSSLLFLDVLYPPRNTLVSVSLSVPLLEGSSVNLTCSSHANPAVENYTWFRKVGTDTSQTGSGEVLRLTSLNSSDSGQYFCEARNREGAHKSTVVSLTIQSANHATKTVQMSVYIGSAAAVFMVIILLVFLWMWKIPFKLCQRTAVDKEYYQDPVLSSRRTSNDPASQETRTEEQENALYANVQLPPSHTHHQDSSLYSVVEPPALQNPPDPHYATFDFQQFQSSIDGAQLSRPQCGDDVVYSTVKAIKANVTDNLQYASIPFPLPSPTARLEESLEVDHSVIYSTVAKPEA, encoded by the exons ATGAATAACCTAAATAGTAGTGATGCAAATTCCTATCTCTTCAGATTTAAGACAGTTAATAAGTATGGCAAACTGAATGCATGGAGCAGTACAACATCAGTTTCACTAACTCTGACAG GGCTGAAAGCTGAAGTAAACCCTGCcactgtgagagagggagagaaggtgacACTAACATGTAGCACAACCTGTACACTGAGTGACCATCCAACTTTTGTCTGGTTCAGGGATGGACAATCAGTATCAAAAACAGAGTTTCAGGCAAATAGTGAGGATTCTGGTAGATACCGATGTGCTGTTCAAGGTCAAGATCTTCTCTCGTCTGCTCCAGTGTCTCTTGATGTCCAAT ATGCTCCAAAGAATGTCACATTGTCAGTCAGTCCATCTGGAGATGTTACTAAGGGTAACTCAGTCACTCTCACCTGTAGCTGCAGTGCAAACCCCCATGTGTTGGCCTACATCCTGTATAAGGAGAGTGGGCAGTCCCTTGCAACTCTGACACCATCGCAGAGTCACACCATTCGTAGCATCAAGCTCACAGACAGTGGAGGGTACTACTGCCAGGCACAAAATGAAGTCAGTAATGTCAAGTCTAATGTAACTTCACTCAACGTTCAGT ACCCTCCTGAGGACACCtctgtgtcagtcagtccctctggtccAGTGGTAGAGGGCATCTTTGTGAATCTGACCTGTAGCAGCCATGCTAACTCAGCAGTGAGCTAcacctggtacagagtcaatgggagcAGCCCTATCCAGTCAGGGACTCAGTTGATACTTGAGAAGGTTTCTCCTGCTAACTCAGGGAGGTATTACTGTGAGGCAAGGAACAAACATGGAGCCCTCAACTCATCACTCCTGTTTCTTGATGTTCTGT atcccCCAAGGAACACCTTGGTatcagtcagtctctctgtcccactgTTAGAGGGAAGTTCTGTGAACCTGACCTGCAGCAGTCATGCCAACCCAGCAGTGGAGAACTACACCTGGTTTAGGAAGGTTGGAACAGACACCTCACAGACAGGTTCAGGAGAGGTGTTGAGATTGACCTCTCTAAACTCCTCTGACAGTGGACAGTACTTCTGTGAGGCCAGGAACAGAGAAGGGGCTCACAAGTCTACTGTGGTGTCTCTGACCATACAGAGTGCCAATCATG CTACAAAGACTGTCCAAATGTCAGTTTACATTGGTTCCGCGGCCGCAGTTTTCATGGTGATCATACTTCTTGTGTTCTTATGGATGTG GAAGATCCCATTCAAATTATGTCAAAGGACTGCTGTGGACAAAGAG TACTATCAAGACCCAGTCTTATCCAGTAGAAGGACCAGTAATGACCCAGCATCACAGGAAACTAGAACGGAGGAACAGGAAAATGCCCTCTATGCCAACGTTCAACTGCCTCCCTCTCACACCCACCACCAAGACAGTTCTCTGTACTCTGTGGTCGAGCCACCAGCTCTGCAGAACCCTCCTGACCCTCATTACGCTACCTTTGACTTCCAGCAGTTCCAAAGCTCCATTGACGGGGCCCAACTCTCCAGACCCCAATGTGGAGATGATGTTGTATACTCCACAGTGAAAGCCATAAAGGCCAATGTGACAGACAACCTCCAGTACGCCAGCATCCCGTTCCCCCTCCCCAGTCCTACTGCCAG GCTGGAAGAAAGTTTAGAGGTGGACCATTCTGTTATCTACTCCACTGTTGCCAAACCTGAAGCCTGA